TCAAGTGTATCCCACTCGCCCGTGCCATCTGTGCAAGTCTTGCAATAGAATACTCCACATCTTTCCCGCTTGTCATCATTAAATCAGCTAACTCATCAATTATTACGACTATATATGGGAGTTCAGAAATTCCCTCTTTTTTTGCCTTTTTGTTAAAACTCTCAATATTCTTTGTTTTATACTGGCTCATAAGCTGATAGCGTCTCTCCATTTCTCCTACCATATTGCTCAATGCAACTACTGCCTGCTTCGAACTGGTTATGACAGGAGTTAAAAGATGTGGAATATCGTTGTAGATGCTGAATTCAAGCATCTTTGGATCGATCATCATCAGTTTGAGTTTCTCCGGAGCATTCCTATAAAGCAGGCTGATAACCATAGCATTGATTCCCACACTCTTCCCGCTTCCCGTAGTACCAGCAATCAGTAGATGCGGCAGTTTTTTCAGATCAGTAATAAATGGTTTTCCAACAATATCTTTTCCTAAAGCCAAAGTAAGCGGAGATGCTGCTTTTTTGAAAAGGTCACTCTCGATTATTTCTCTTAGATATATTGTCTGGAACTCTTTATTTGGTATCTCTATTCCTACGACATCTTTTCCCGGAATTGGTGCTTGAATACGAATAGTTTGCGCTTTCAAAGCCATTGCCAAGTCATCTGCAAGATTTAAAATTTTTGAAACTTTGATATGTGGGGCTGGTTTGAATTCAAAGGTTGTCACCAACGGACCGGTATATGTTCGAACAACATCTCCCTCAATTTTAAATTTTTTGAGTTTATCTATAAGTTCTTTGACTTTTTTATCGATTTCAGCTTCATTGATCTCATTTTTTGTTTTTGGTGCTTTTTGTAAAAAATCTATTGAAGGGAGTCGAAAGCCTTTCGGTTTTTCGACACCATCGCCCAGTTCAATATCTTCAAGAAGCTTTTTATTCTCTTCCAATTCCTGAACGATCTTGACATTGGTATCGGGGGTGTTTTCCTCTTTTTCATTTTTTTGTTCGCCCTTAGAACTTTTTTTAGTCTCTTTATGTTTTACATTTTCAAGTGACTTCTCCTCTTTTTTGACGTCTGTTTTTTTCGTACTTTTTGTCTTTTTTGCTCTTTCGGTTTTCTGTATCGAAATGGCGCTGTCCGTTTGTAATTTTTGTTCAATGTAATCTTCAAAAAAGTCTTTGATCAAAGCGATATATGCAATGGCAAGAAAAACAATCAATAACAACCATACTCCCACACTCCCAATATATGGAGTTAACATATCTACAATTGCACGACCAAATGCACCATTATATGTGTGTGGCAACAAAAGAGCTTGCAATAAAACCAGCGAAAAGAAAAGAATGAATGTTCCCATGATAATGTAAGCAATCTTTTTCCTATCAAGAACTTTTTGCCTGTAGATAACCCACAATGGCAGTAAAAAAACAAAAGGGTAAATATAGGAAAGGAGTCCGAAATAGAATCTGTTATATTTTCCAAACGTAGCACCCAATTTGCCTACAAAATGAAAATCACTAAAAATAGTCGATACACCCAAATAGACAAATAAAACGGCAACGATAAGAAATAGAATTTGCTTCACACATATCCTTTATTTTCTTTTTAATGAAATTATAATCCAAACAGAAAAAATATCATAACTTAAAGTATAAAATTAAACATTTTGCCATGAAATGTAACAAAAACCGTATAAATTGCTTTAAATTCCTTGAAATTTTTAAAAAATATTTGTAGAATTGTAGTGTAATGAAAAATTATAATAAAGGAAGAGCGATGAAAAAAGCGGAGTTCGTACAGATCGTAGCTGAAAAAGCTGGCCTTTCCAAAAAAGACACACAAAAAGTGATCGATGCGGCATTGGAAGTAATCACTGATGCTTTGAAAAAAGGTGACGAAGTAGCATTCATCGGGTTCGGTACATTTACTACAGCACAAAGAGCTGCAAGAGAAGCAAAAGTTCCTGGCACAAACCGAGTTGTAAAAGTTCCGGCAACAAGAGTGGTAAAATTCAAAGTAGGTAAAAAACTCAAAGAAGCGGTAGCGGAATAATTAAACTTGGGGTCAACCCCAAGTTTAAATTTCAAGTTTAAATTTAATGTAAGATTTATTTCGCTATTATTTCAGTCCAAATGGTCGCCGGGGTGGTGAAACTGGTAGACACGCGAGACTCAAAATCTCGTGGGCATTTGCCCGTGTGGGTTCGAGTCCCACCCCCGGCACCATTGCGGGAGTAGCTCAGAGGCTAGAGCACCTCCTTGCCAAGGAGGGGGTCGCGGGTTCGAATCCCGTCTCCCGCTCCATTACAACTTCTTGCACAATTCTTTTGAATACTCTATTTATATTAATAATTCTTTTTAGAAATCAAAATAAAAGAGGAGAACTCTCTATCGACCCTCCTCCAAAACAATCTCAATGTCGAGTATATCTTTATCACCTACTTTGTCTTTGGTTATACTTACATCTTTGATTTGGCTATACTTTTTGACCACTTCCATAATCTCTTGTTTCATCTGGTCAAGGTGGGGGTAGATGTTGCTGTCGCGATCCAGAGCTATCGCCACACTGAGGCGGTCCTTTGCTTTTTGGGCACTCTTTTTTTTCTTAAAGAAATCGAACAAGCTCATAAGAAGATCTTTTTCAATGATTTCAAAAGACCGCCTTTTTTAGGAGTCTCCACATCTTCAAACGCAACATCTTCCCCGCATAGTCTTCTGCTGATCCGATCAAAGGCTTTGCCCGCTTCACTTTCACTGTTTAATATAACAGGATGTCCTGTATTGGATGCTTCGATAATATATTGATCTTCTGGAACTTTTCCTATTAAATCAATTTCCAAAATGTCCAAAATATCTTCACTTGAGAGCATTTCACCTTTTTGGACAAGTTCAGGATTGATCCGATTTATCACAAGATATTTGGGAACTTCTTTTCCTTCCTGTGCCTTTTTGCTTTTCGCATCCACTATTCCAATTGCTCTATCTGAATCTCGAATAGAAGAAACCTCTGGGTTAACGACAACGATTACCGCATCTGCAAAATGAACAGCGTGTTCAAAGCCACTCTCAATTCCAGCTGGTGCATCGATAAAAATATAGTCAAACTCCTTTTTCAACTGCTCCAACAATTTTTGGACTTTCTCTTTGGAAAGCACTGTTTTGTCTTTTGTCTGGGAGGCCGCTAAAAAGGAGAGGTTTTTACTCTTTTTAAAAGGTATCAATGCTTGATGCAATTTCACATCTTCATCCATCACATGGGTGATATCATACACCACTCTGTTTTCAAGCCCCAATATCATATCAAGGTTTCTTTGGCCGATATCAAAGTCAACCACTACCGTTTTTTTTCCATGTAGTGCCGTCCCAATGGCCAAATTTGCAGAGGTTGTCGTTTTACCGACTCCACCTTTACCGCTGATAACAGAAAATATTATGCCCATTTCATTCCTTTATTTTTTCTATTACTATACCCTCTTCATCGAGGCTTACTTTATACAAACACCCATCGATAAAATTGTCCAATACATGATTGTGAAAGATGATTTTCGATTTTGGTCCCTTTTTGAAAAGCATAAAATTACCACTGCATTCTGCAGTCCCATCCATACTATCCAGTGCTATAAAGTTACCTGATGTTTTGATCGATGCGCCATCATTGACTCTTTTCAAGCACAAAACAGTATTTCGGGTCACAATCTCTTCACCGCTTCTCACTACGCGGTCACAGACTTCCACACCAATCGGCAATTCCTGTTTCTTTACCCGCTTCAATTGGGTCAAATGAAGATTTTTGACATACTGTACTCTATTCATATCCAGAAAGTTCTCAATTTTTCTTGAAACGTCTCCTTTGAGATGAAGCAGATAGTCTTTTAATAGAGGGATTTTCGGTTTGATAAACTGCAAAAACTCCTCTTCATTCTTTATCTCGATTTCCATAACAGAAACGTTGTATTGGTTGATTTGCACCAAAACCTCCCAAAAACAATGTTGTATAATTATATGAAAAATTATTGAAAAAGTGATAAATTGAAAGTAGCCGTAGCCGTTAGCGGAGCCAGTGGAGCTCAATTGGGACTAAAAACATACGAACTCCTTCCAGAATATATTGAAAAATATCTTATATGTACCCAAAATGCAAAAACTGTTTTAGAAAAAGAGAACGATTATTCTATATTGGATGATAAAGCTATTTGGGAAGGACCTGCCAGTGGAAGCTTCGGTCTGGATGCTTTGATAGTTGCTCCTTGTTCCATGAACACTTTGGCGAAAATCGCTGTTGGGATAGCAGACAATCTCACAACAAGGGCAGCAGGCGTTATGATCAAAGAACAAAAAAAACTCCTGTTAGCTCCTAGAGAATTGCCGTTTAGTCCGATAGCACTTGAAAATATGCTCAAGCTCTCCAGATTAAATGTTATAATTGCACCGCCTGTCATGGCATATTACAGCAATCAGCAGACACTTGAATCGATGGAAAATTTCATCATCGGAAAGTGGTTTGATCTATTAGGAATCAAACACAATCTTTATAAAAGATGGAGTAATGCGTAAAGTTATCTATCCCGGTACTTTCGATCCTATAACCAATGGACATCTGGATATCATCAAAAGAGCCAGCTCTATATTTGATCATGTTATCGTTGCTGTGGCTCGGTCGCAAGAGAAACGACCTAT
This region of Nitratiruptor sp. YY08-10 genomic DNA includes:
- a CDS encoding DNA translocase FtsK, which translates into the protein MKQILFLIVAVLFVYLGVSTIFSDFHFVGKLGATFGKYNRFYFGLLSYIYPFVFLLPLWVIYRQKVLDRKKIAYIIMGTFILFFSLVLLQALLLPHTYNGAFGRAIVDMLTPYIGSVGVWLLLIVFLAIAYIALIKDFFEDYIEQKLQTDSAISIQKTERAKKTKSTKKTDVKKEEKSLENVKHKETKKSSKGEQKNEKEENTPDTNVKIVQELEENKKLLEDIELGDGVEKPKGFRLPSIDFLQKAPKTKNEINEAEIDKKVKELIDKLKKFKIEGDVVRTYTGPLVTTFEFKPAPHIKVSKILNLADDLAMALKAQTIRIQAPIPGKDVVGIEIPNKEFQTIYLREIIESDLFKKAASPLTLALGKDIVGKPFITDLKKLPHLLIAGTTGSGKSVGINAMVISLLYRNAPEKLKLMMIDPKMLEFSIYNDIPHLLTPVITSSKQAVVALSNMVGEMERRYQLMSQYKTKNIESFNKKAKKEGISELPYIVVIIDELADLMMTSGKDVEYSIARLAQMARASGIHLIVATQRPSVDVVTGLIKANLPARISFRVGQKIDSKVILDSIGAESLLGRGDMLFTPPGSAGLIRLHAPWISEQEIETIVQYLKEQQEPEYDEKFLAENIGSGDSSSGKTGSEDLDELFEEAKQIVLSERKTSISYLQRRLQIGYNRAARIVEQLENMGVLSSPNAKGNRDILI
- a CDS encoding HU family DNA-binding protein, producing MKKAEFVQIVAEKAGLSKKDTQKVIDAALEVITDALKKGDEVAFIGFGTFTTAQRAAREAKVPGTNRVVKVPATRVVKFKVGKKLKEAVAE
- the minE gene encoding cell division topological specificity factor MinE, whose product is MSLFDFFKKKKSAQKAKDRLSVAIALDRDSNIYPHLDQMKQEIMEVVKKYSQIKDVSITKDKVGDKDILDIEIVLEEGR
- the minD gene encoding septum site-determining protein MinD yields the protein MGIIFSVISGKGGVGKTTTSANLAIGTALHGKKTVVVDFDIGQRNLDMILGLENRVVYDITHVMDEDVKLHQALIPFKKSKNLSFLAASQTKDKTVLSKEKVQKLLEQLKKEFDYIFIDAPAGIESGFEHAVHFADAVIVVVNPEVSSIRDSDRAIGIVDAKSKKAQEGKEVPKYLVINRINPELVQKGEMLSSEDILDILEIDLIGKVPEDQYIIEASNTGHPVILNSESEAGKAFDRISRRLCGEDVAFEDVETPKKGGLLKSLKKIFL
- the minC gene encoding septum site-determining protein MinC, which gives rise to MQINQYNVSVMEIEIKNEEEFLQFIKPKIPLLKDYLLHLKGDVSRKIENFLDMNRVQYVKNLHLTQLKRVKKQELPIGVEVCDRVVRSGEEIVTRNTVLCLKRVNDGASIKTSGNFIALDSMDGTAECSGNFMLFKKGPKSKIIFHNHVLDNFIDGCLYKVSLDEEGIVIEKIKE
- a CDS encoding UbiX family flavin prenyltransferase, translated to MKVAVAVSGASGAQLGLKTYELLPEYIEKYLICTQNAKTVLEKENDYSILDDKAIWEGPASGSFGLDALIVAPCSMNTLAKIAVGIADNLTTRAAGVMIKEQKKLLLAPRELPFSPIALENMLKLSRLNVIIAPPVMAYYSNQQTLESMENFIIGKWFDLLGIKHNLYKRWSNA